The proteins below come from a single Clarias gariepinus isolate MV-2021 ecotype Netherlands chromosome 17, CGAR_prim_01v2, whole genome shotgun sequence genomic window:
- the wscd1b gene encoding WSC domain-containing protein 1 translates to MAKTFYRLQRFLRQAQLLFLFLGVAYIMAGSVLLLQHSNVASFQKGTYPPSSLPSVPLSPRSLEAPSVSRHHRRPGATAIQDVENNPDLSGSRADRERFVSRNLKIRHLRRHWIQGRGTDQENSTERNPSNKDTRHQGTYIGCFINDDKQRALGGTVLYDFRKMTSSLCQDTCWESGYRFAGLEYGSECHCGNRISAPQARSEDCNLNCRAERDSLCGGVARLSIYKVEAGLPGGHRRYRNVHHHGCFHIPKNISAGFQLHAGEQNMTSQLCVETCTDQELPLAVLRGRDCLCGHTSTFLLMRKNVNGQLCGRSKATNHTSAADYIQVYSTPVLESRCRERTFLPESSSSLTALSSFPGAGNTWLRHLIELATGYYTGSYYFDDSLYNKGFKGEKDYWRSGRTICVKTHESGQREIKKFDSAILLIRNPYHCLVAEFNRKNAGHLGYAADTLWKSNEWPEFVETYSSWWASHALAWLQFSRRLLVVHYEQLLKDLIHQLRLITEFLNVSVPEKRLFCAERNRDGHFKRAGSQRLTFDPFTEDMRTRIDGYVREVDRALRDKNLSGLPQEYTLR, encoded by the exons ATGGCTAAAACCTTCTACAGACTGCAGCGCTTTTTGAGACAGGCCCAGCTGCTGTTCCTGTTCCTGGGCGTGGCTTACATCATGGCAGGAAGTGTGCTGCTGCTCCAGCATTCCAACGTGGCCTCGTTTCAAAAAGGAACATATCCGCCCTCGTCGTTACCCTCTGTACCGCTGTCCCCTAGATCCCTGGAGGCGCCGAGTGTCAGCCGGCACCACAGGAGACCTGGAGCCACAGCCATTCAGGATGTGGAAAATAATCCGGATCTGTCGGGGAGTAGAGCGGACCGCGAGCGCTTCGTATCCCGGAACTTGAAGATCAGGCATCTAAGGAGACACTGGATTCAAGGTCGGGGAACGGACCAAGAGAACTCGACCGAACGCAATCCATCAAACAAGGACACCAGACATCAAG GAACATACATCGGGTGCTTCATAAATGACGACAAACAACGTGCGCTTGGAGGAACCGTGCTTTACGACTTCAGAAAAATGACCAGCTCCTTGTGCCAAGACACCTGCTGGGAGAG tggCTACCGGTTTGCGGGGCTGGAATACGGGTCAGAGTGTCACTGTGGGAACCGGATCAGCGCCCCTCAGGCCCGGAGTGAGGACTGCAACCTGAACTGCAGGGCTGAGAGAGACTCCCTGTGTGGAGGCGTGGCCAGGCTGTCAATCTACAAAGTAGAGGCGGGGCTTCCTGGCGGCCACAGGAGAT ACAGAAATGTCCACCATCACGGCTGCTTCCACATCCCGAAGAACATCAGCGCTGGTTTCCAGCTCCATGCTGGCGAGCAGAACATGACTTCACAGCTGTGCGTGGAGACGTGCACTGATCAG GAGCTGCCACTGGCTGTACTGAGGGGGCGGGACTGTCTCTGTGGCCACACCTCCACTTTTCTCTTAATGAGGAAGAATGTTAATGGGCAGCTGTGTGGGCGGAGCAAAGCTACAAACCACACCTCCGCAGCAGACTACATACAGGTGTACAGCACACCAGTGCTAG AGTCTCGGTGTAGGGAGAGGACGTTTCTGCCCGAGAGCTCGTCCTCCCTCACCGCGTTATCCAGTTTCCCTGGAGCGGGTAACACTTGGCTTCGGCATCTCATCGAGCTTGCGACGGGTTACTACACAGGCAGCTACTACTTTGATGACTCTTTGTACAATAAAG gctTTAAGGGAGAGAAGGATTACTGGCGAAGTGGCAGGACCATCTGTGTAAAGACGCATGAAAGCGGGCAGAGGGAAATCAAGAAGTTCGATTCTGCTATCTTGTTAATTCGGAACCCGTACCACTGTCTCGTGGCGGAGTTCAATCGCAAGAATGCTGGGCACCTGGGCTATGCAGCAGACACACTCTGGAAGAGTAACG AGTGGCCCGAGTTTGTGGAGACATACTCCTCATGGTGGGCATCTCACGCTCTGGCCTGGCTACAGTTCTCCAGACGTTTGCTGGTGGTGCATTATGAGCAGCTTCTCAAAGACCTTATCCATCAGCTCCGGCTCATCACGGAATTCCTAAATGTCAGCGTTCCTGAGAAACGTCTCTTTTGTGCCGAGAGAAACCGAGACGGCCATTTCAAACGAGCAGGATCTCAACGTCTCACTTTCGACCCGTTCACAGAGGACATGAGGACTCGTATAGATGGCTACGTACGTGAGGTGGACCGTGCTCTCAGGGACAAAAATCTGAGTGGCCTGCCTCAGGAGTACACACTCCGATGA